One genomic region from Prevotella sp. Rep29 encodes:
- a CDS encoding LacI family DNA-binding transcriptional regulator: MAQQIRIKDIAQKAGVSVGTVDRVLHNRPNVSKKALEKVKKVLEEMDYQPNMYASALAHNRSYTFYLIMPKHASEAYWQEIEEGAFKARNARRDFQIEVKIIYYTRLEEDTFIKAYNNCLNNNPDGVIIVPAALDVTQQFTNRLHEKNIPFILLDSYMPELKPLSFYGQDSLSSGFFAAKMLMLLAAKEQEIMLMKMTKDGKVASRQQDSREAGFLHYMRDHHPNVTIRELCLPLDGDKATYEEMLEKFFTKNKKIHHAITFCSKAHIVGEFLLRTNRRNVQIMGYDMVQKNAECLRKGSISFLIAQHAYMQGYYCVETLFQAIVLKKGVPPVNYMPIEILNKENVDFYQRTIL; encoded by the coding sequence ATGGCGCAGCAAATCAGAATCAAGGACATCGCACAAAAAGCAGGTGTATCGGTCGGAACCGTTGACAGGGTGTTACACAACCGCCCTAACGTTTCAAAAAAGGCACTCGAGAAAGTAAAAAAAGTGCTCGAGGAAATGGACTATCAGCCCAATATGTATGCCAGCGCACTGGCACACAACCGCTCATACACCTTCTACCTCATCATGCCCAAACATGCCTCAGAGGCATATTGGCAGGAAATAGAAGAAGGAGCATTCAAAGCACGCAACGCAAGAAGAGACTTCCAAATCGAAGTGAAAATCATCTATTACACAAGGCTGGAAGAAGACACATTTATCAAGGCTTACAACAATTGCCTGAACAACAATCCCGACGGCGTAATCATCGTACCGGCAGCACTCGACGTCACGCAACAATTCACCAACCGGCTACACGAAAAAAACATACCGTTCATACTCCTCGACTCATACATGCCGGAGCTGAAACCCCTCTCCTTTTACGGACAAGACTCGCTGTCAAGCGGATTCTTCGCTGCAAAAATGCTCATGTTGCTCGCAGCGAAAGAACAGGAAATCATGCTCATGAAGATGACCAAAGACGGAAAAGTGGCGAGCCGGCAACAAGACAGCCGGGAAGCAGGATTCCTGCACTACATGAGAGACCATCATCCGAATGTCACCATACGCGAATTATGCCTGCCGCTCGACGGCGACAAGGCGACGTATGAAGAAATGCTTGAAAAGTTTTTCACCAAGAACAAAAAGATACACCATGCCATCACCTTCTGCTCGAAAGCCCACATCGTAGGAGAATTCCTGCTGCGGACAAACCGTCGGAACGTACAAATCATGGGATACGACATGGTACAGAAGAATGCGGAATGCCTCCGGAAAGGCAGCATCTCATTCCTCATCGCACAACACGCCTACATGCAGGGATATTACTGTGTAGAGACGCTCTTCCAAGCCATCGTACTCAAAAAAGGTGTGCCGCCCGTCAACTACATGCCCATCGAAATCCTCAACAAGGAAAACGTTGACTTCTATCAAAGAACCATTCTCTAA
- a CDS encoding zinc ribbon domain-containing protein, whose amino-acid sequence MIINCPECGHQTSDKAPTCPNCGVEIAGKIKICTNCRQAYFTSDKECPQCNPKRKKQNTTNRKPWHSAVMIAAVFAALIIATTLYFNKEKTRSKENNAYELAVRSDDPRLMENFLNNFPNATPEHIAAIQKKLQLVNSIQDEWSKARQSKSKSDLQNFLTKYPNTTHKAEIQNLIDSIDWAETEKSNTIDAYQQYLEEHPYSNHAPIARENIKKINTQTVQPEERTAIDNLLTNFFRSINSRSEEALTATLSPNMTSFNNIAAPTQEDVLQWMRRQYKEEGTHILWRLNHQLNIQKREIGDNAYEYTVKLNGTEEIKNNLQNSTNNYNITAIVSPDHKISSININKITDENP is encoded by the coding sequence ATGATAATCAACTGCCCCGAATGCGGTCATCAGACCAGTGACAAAGCCCCCACATGTCCTAACTGTGGAGTTGAGATTGCAGGAAAAATAAAAATCTGCACAAACTGCCGTCAGGCATACTTCACAAGCGACAAAGAATGCCCGCAGTGCAACCCCAAAAGAAAAAAACAAAACACCACGAACAGGAAGCCGTGGCACTCTGCCGTCATGATTGCAGCCGTATTTGCAGCACTCATCATAGCAACAACCCTATACTTCAACAAAGAAAAGACACGCTCAAAAGAAAACAACGCATACGAACTGGCTGTCAGAAGCGACGACCCGCGGCTCATGGAAAACTTCCTCAACAACTTCCCTAACGCCACACCCGAACACATTGCAGCCATACAGAAAAAACTGCAACTCGTCAACAGCATACAAGATGAATGGTCCAAAGCACGCCAATCCAAATCGAAAAGCGACTTGCAGAACTTCCTTACAAAATACCCCAACACCACACACAAAGCAGAGATACAAAACCTCATCGACTCCATTGACTGGGCTGAGACCGAGAAGTCAAACACCATCGATGCCTACCAGCAATACCTCGAAGAGCACCCATACAGCAACCACGCTCCCATAGCACGGGAAAACATCAAGAAAATCAACACACAAACCGTACAGCCCGAAGAACGGACTGCCATCGACAACCTACTCACTAACTTCTTCCGAAGCATCAACAGCCGAAGCGAAGAAGCACTCACGGCTACACTCAGCCCCAACATGACATCATTCAACAACATCGCAGCACCCACACAGGAAGACGTGCTGCAATGGATGAGAAGACAATATAAAGAAGAAGGAACACACATCCTCTGGAGACTCAACCACCAACTCAACATCCAAAAAAGAGAAATCGGAGACAACGCCTACGAATACACCGTCAAACTCAACGGAACTGAAGAAATCAAAAACAACCTGCAGAACAGCACCAACAACTACAACATCACAGCTATCGTCTCACCAGACCATAAAATATCATCCATCAATATCAACAAAATCACCGACGAAAACCCATGA
- a CDS encoding glycoside hydrolase family 25 protein: protein MKRLIIFLLSIVTLNSIAAQDYIMCEDTCTHIHGLDMSHYQGDVFWETVGANSKMMYVYLKATEGKERIDEKYKRNIELAHHYGLKVGSYHFYRALVPQRQQLHNFMSQCRPGDQDLIPMIDVETKPKSMTDDAFRDSLQIFIHLVEEAYRQKPLIYTYTNFYNKYLVGQIDKYPLMIAQYSQNEPRLADDRDIVMWQYTGKGRINGVNTYVDKSRFLGKHGMREIRFRHH from the coding sequence ATGAAAAGATTAATCATATTCCTCCTATCTATCGTTACGCTCAACAGCATCGCAGCGCAAGACTACATCATGTGCGAGGATACATGCACACATATACACGGTCTTGATATGAGCCACTACCAAGGCGATGTATTCTGGGAGACGGTAGGAGCCAACAGCAAAATGATGTACGTATATCTCAAGGCAACCGAAGGAAAAGAACGCATCGACGAGAAATACAAGCGCAACATTGAGCTCGCACACCACTATGGGCTGAAAGTCGGGTCCTATCATTTCTACCGGGCACTCGTACCGCAACGGCAACAACTGCACAACTTCATGTCGCAATGCAGACCGGGAGACCAAGACCTCATACCGATGATTGATGTCGAAACCAAACCTAAAAGCATGACCGACGATGCATTCAGAGACTCTCTACAGATATTCATCCACCTCGTAGAGGAAGCATACAGGCAAAAGCCGCTCATCTACACATACACCAACTTCTACAACAAATACCTCGTCGGGCAAATAGACAAATACCCGCTCATGATTGCGCAATACTCACAGAACGAACCCAGGCTCGCAGATGACCGGGACATCGTCATGTGGCAATACACCGGAAAAGGACGCATCAACGGGGTAAACACATACGTTGACAAAAGCCGATTCCTCGGAAAACACGGCATGAGAGAAATTAGATTCAGACACCATTAA